Below is a genomic region from Dysgonomonadaceae bacterium PH5-43.
TAATGAATGGACATTACCGCAAACGTCGCGATAAGACTCCTTTAAGCGATAGTAAGGAGCCTCTTCTCCGATAGACGGATTGAAATGAAGTTGTACATTTACGTGCATGACGCAAAAACACAACAAGATTTTCTAACAAAAGTGTCCTATAATTCGGATTTTGACAAAATTTAAATAAGCCTATGTCTGATTCTCAAGATGTAAAAAACCGAATAGGGTGACGCATTGATGAAGTCAGGAGATAACCTTTTTATTTAGCTGAAATTAGGTAACTTGTTGAGAGGTCTTGCCTAGAAGTTCTATTACTTCTTCAAGATTTTTTATCTGTTCTCGCATTCTTATAATCTCTCTTTGATTTCTTTCATTTCTAACATCTGATTCCCGTATAAGAATCTCTAATTTTCTATTTATTTCTTTCTGTTTGTTGATAGCAGCTTGTTGCCTGGCTACAATTTCTTGGTACATACGTTCTTTTTCTTCACTTTCTTTTTTTTTCCTTTGTATCAAATCAAAAATCTTTTTACCTAGAAAAAGTGCAGGACTAGTATGAAGAAGGAAAACATCTATTCCAAAATCTTTGAGAGATTTGGATGGGTTGATGATAATAGCATTAGATGCTTGAAGGATAGAATCTATAGATATATTGCTCATATTATGCAGCTTTAAAATTATTTGATTGCATAGTTAATATCTCAAAAATCTCAGCTAAGTTAGCAATTTGTTGTTCCAAATCTTTTATTCTTTTGGTATTTTGGTTGTTAGTTGCTTCTTTATCGCGGAGTAGCGTTTCTAATTCTGTTACTTTATTCTTCTGTTTATTGATTGCTGCTTGCTGTTTTTTAATAATTTCTCTATACATTCTTTCTTTTTCCAGCTCTTCCTTTTTGGCTTTTCTGTATTTGTTTATACCATAAGTTGCAATAAGAACGGCGGCGGGCCAACCAATAATTGGTACGGCACCTGCACCTGCGGCAGCAGCTCCAACACCAGCTAATGCAGCAAGCCCAATACCTGTTAGTGCAGAAGATGTTATCATAACACTTGTGCCGACACAAGCAGATGAGGCAATAGTTTCAGCAAGTCCCGCATAAGTCCCAAAGACTGCTGCTGTAACAACCCCAGACCATATCAGTTTATTAGATTTTTTTTCTTGTTCTATACCAAAATCTCTAACAGAAAGAGAGGGCGTTTCTATTATTGCTGTTGAAACAGCAATAAGTTGTTGTATAGAAGTTAATTCGTTTGTCATAAGATAGATATTTAAGTTATTTAAACATAGAATCAAGTTCTGCTAAGGCATCTTTTGTTACTTTATCCATTTCCTCTTGAATAAATTGCTCTTTGATTTTTGTTATGAAACGTACATCAGAAAACAATCTGTGCAAAGTAACAAGTAGTCCCCCTATATCTAATTTTTTCCATGCCTCATTTACATTGCCAAAATAAGCATTTGCCCCTACATAGGCAAGATTTAAACTTGTAGAAATAGCATTGGAATAGAGTAAGATTTTTCTTGTTCTTACTTCATAACGTTCTCTTTTCCCATCTTTTTCTTCATCGTAAAATAGCCCATGAATTAGACTGATTAGCATATTAATAAATATGCTCCATGCAGCTTGATTACCGACAATTGCTATGTCTTGTAATAAACATAGCGAATCGTATTGGCTTTTATATAATTCACCAGCTAATGATTCAGAAAAAGTTGATAATAAAGGTGTCGGAAGTCCTGTCTTTGTAAAGGCATCAGATTTCAGATGGACAAATTCAGCAAATACACCCGCTGGAAGTCTCTTCCAATCTTCTTTAATACTATCAAAAACTTCATAAAAGATGGTACCTAAATTAGTCTGTTCTGAAAAATGAGGAGTTCCTATTCGTGATATTCTATACGAATTAAAATTTGACAATGTACAAGTGTCGGTTATGAAATTTGCAGTACCAAAAATCCAACCAAGAATTGGATCATGTCCTAATGTTTTGTATCTATGATATTTGCCTTCTAAATTCTCATTGAACAAGGGAGATCCGACAATTGTATCATAAGGTGCACTACTACAAATTATTTGTTCCCACGATTTGTAACCTTTACCACTTTCCTTATATCCCTGTTTAGCAAATTTATTTTGAAAAGATTTATTAGCCTCATTCGCTTCATTTTTAATAGATTTATCATTATGATTAAGTCTTGTGTCATCTATTGTTTTTCCTAAATCGCCCATCAACTGCTGAATAATAATCCATCTTGCTGTTTGGAGAGCCGTAGCTGTAATGAGGAATCTAATATCAACTTTGTTTAATTTAGTCTTTCTTGCAAATTCGTCATTTATACGCTGAACATCCTCAATGCAATACTGAAATTCCTCAGCGGATAAAAGCTCTTCAAGAATAATTTCTTCCGGAACCATCTTGTTTGTCTTTGCCATAATTTCTTCCCAAGATGGAATGTCTGACTTTGATATTTTTTCATCTGAAAACAATGGGTTTATATTTGTAAAGAAATTTAAAGATGAAGTGTTTGTATCTTTTTTTAAATGTTCAGGTACAACAATCTTTCTTGCTTTAGCAATATCTAAGGCTGATTCCTTAAGACGTTGGATGTTCAAATTCAAATCTATAAGATCTTCTTCCGTTTTTGACATATCGGATTGCAGTTCATTGACGGATTGAGAAAGGTTAGTTGTTTTATCTTCTAAATCTGACAATTCAATCTCCTGCATTTTAAAGGCTCGGTTTATTTCCTTTTCACCTTTAGAATAATCATATTTGCTGTTTGATGTTTTTTTTATCATTTTATTTGGGCATTATGGTTGCAACAAAATGAATTAACCTTTTTGCAAAAATACAAAAAAGTGCAACCCACTATAATTAATATCTAATACTTTTCCTGTATCATAACTTAAGTCATCTATTTTTATTATGTTATGATGTTATTTTTTTATCACTCTCATTACTATTAAGTTGCCTAAATGCTTTTTGAGTATTGAATCGTTCTTTCACTTTTCGATCTCCATGAATTTTAGCTAATACTTCAAGGTATGCACAACCTGAAAAGAAAATGGTTGCAAACCCAATTAACCCAGCGCCTATCCAGCCTGCAATGGGAATAAAATCAAGTATTAAATTCAAGACAAAGACAACAATATTATTTATTATAAATCCTCCCAAGATACTTTTCATAAAGTTCTTCCAGAACGGAACTTTTGCTAAATCACACAATTTTTTATACATGTGCCATAAAGTTGCTGCATATACAATAATTTCAAGTCCCCATAATGGAACTGCCATACAGAATGCTCCAATCCAAGCATGAGTTTTTACTGTGCTTGCTACTTCTTTTGACAAGCCTGCATCTGCAATTTCATGCATAGCCTCAACTAATTTTCCTGATGAAGTTTCTAAACTCATAATATCTACCCTATTTGTTCTACATCTAAATAAGCCAGCGACAATGCGCCGGCTTTCTTTATATCAACTCCATAGATTCTCATAAAAGCATCTACAACTAATTGTCCTCCATTAGTGGAGATGGGATTACTGAATGATTGGCTTACTACGTCTACCGACATTCCTTTCTCTAAACGAATCCCATTAGAGTTCTTCATTGTTCTTACTGTAATTCTAAATAATGGCATAACTATAATATTTATGGTTGTCTCATTTTTGTTTGGCAGTTCTCGCATTTAAATACTTGATTGTCTTCAGCATCAATAGGTAATCCTATTGAACAATTGCAACCTGTACATTTTAGGTGTTTTGTATTGCAAACCGGACATTCCCCATGTGCTTTTGCATTTGGGATATTGTCAGTAAATCTACCTATAACTTCTATTGCTGCTCCTGGGTTCAAAAAACCTTTAACTGCCCCCTTTGCAAATCCCCATAAAATCTCAGAGACCTCACCATGTCTAAAACCTACAAATTCATTACAACAATAGCAATAACCAAAAAATGAAACTTCAATTTGCTGTTTGCAATTGTCGCATTCATATACTAAAGATTCTTCTCCCCATTCGTCTTGATTCTCCACAAAGTAGACTTCGTCACAATGTTTACACTTGATATACACCTTGATTTCTTCATTCTCTACTTCTTCTGTGTTGACAGAAGAAATAATACTTCCTTGTTGATTCGCGCCACAAACTGGACAGAACTTGCAAGTATCGTCAATTTTATTTCCGCAATTATAGCAATACATGATTATTGTCTTTAAGATTATTATTGATTATTTTCTATTTCAATCTCTTTCTGTCCTTTCTCCCTTTCCCACTTCTTTTCTAAAACTTGAATTAGATAATTCCTAGGGTAAAAGTTTTGTAATTCTTGATATGCTCTTTTATAGAAAATCTCACTTTTAATTGTATCACCTCTCCGTTCTAAGCAATCGGCGTATTTGTATAAATCTATCCCATCAAGCCAACCCATATCTATTGCCTTTTCATATTTTTCAACAGCGAGATCATATCTTTCTACATTATAAGCAAGTTGTGCAGCTCTTAACTTTATTTTAACCTTTGGTTTTAATTGTTCTTGTTCTTTTGCCTGTATCTTTAGGGGATTAGTTTCTACGCATGCAGCTGTAACGATACAAAGCAATAAAACGAATAGAAAAAAATAATATTTAGTATATTGATTCATAATATATATATTTAGAAATTATCAAATTTGGATGCTAATACAGAGTAGTATTCATCGGCGATCAGATATAATTGATCGTCTTTTTTTGAATTTGTTAATATAATAAGAGGAAGAGCTGCTAGTAATATTATTATTAATTGAAAAAACCAAGATAAATCTAAAAACCAAAAATGAAAATGATAAGCAACATCGAACAGGGCTGTATTTGCTAGGCTTTCAACCCATTTATCACCGCCCCATGCATTGAACAAACAAAATATAATTGCAATTATTGACACTATCCTCAAAAAACTTGACATCCTATTTCTGATGCGCATCTGCCTTAAAATTTTATTCTTAGGGTCTATAGCATATAATTCCGCAGATTTATCAAATCCGTAAATTTTCAAATTATTTTTATAACGTAATATCAAATTGTGTAATAGTAATGAATTACCAAATAAGCTATGGTACTTACTTAATTTATCAAACGAAGTTTCGAGGAATTGATAAAACTCTATTTTGTTATTTTCAATGCGATCTGACTTGGCAACCCAATCAATAACTCGAGAAATCAAGCCTCCTCTATTACTTACGATGTCCGAAAGAAGCTTATTTGCCAATGAATTTGTAAATCCTGATGGTATAACTCCACCTGTCACTGAAGTTAAAGCTAAGTCTGTGGTTGTTTCAGCTAACATTTTGCACCCTTCTTTCAAAATATTTTGTCCCTCTTTTTCCCATTTATCTTCTTCATAATACATTTTAGCTTCCATAAAAAAAATCATACTATTTACCATAATAGCTGCTCGCCGCTGATATTCCTCTTTCATCTGTTCAGTTGTCGATTTTTGAACAGCATTTTTTAACGATTCGAGCATTAGGTCAAATGGACTTGAGGCTAAATTTATACGTTGAACAACAGTAATTACTTGTAATTGAGCATTAAGAGCAAAGGATAATGCACTATCACTATCTTGTTTCCTTTTTAGATCCACGAGAAAGTTTGACAATTCTGGTATAGTTTTTACATTTGTTAGTTCCATAAATATATATTTATTGTTTTATTAGTCGTTTATATTTTTCATTTAACCTACCTACACAAATAGGGCGCAAACATACTTTTGTCTCATTCCTTCACTTAGGCTCTAGCACGCCCGAATCCGAAACAAGTAAAAGCAGTCCACGCCCTAAGAGGGTGTGAGACCGTTTTAGACTTCTTATTCTCGGATTCTTGATAAATTTGCTAGATTTAAGTGAACCGAATAATCGCCTTAACGCTCAATCAATATTTTAATCTTTTGTTATATTTTCTTTCTTTTTTCTTTATATTTTACTTGTTACAAGTGCAAACATACAAAAAAATATCAAAAAGAAACAATAGATGTATAATATTAATGACTGCTTTTGTAAAAAAAGAGCTTTATCTGTGAGTGATTATCTATACACTGTCGTTTTTCCCTTTCCTTGACAATAACTGCAAGACCCAATCGTACTGCTTCGACCAAAGTGATTCTTCCTCTGTAAACCACTTCCATTACAATGTTCGCAGACTACCCTTTGAAGTCTTCTTTCCTTTTTAGCAGGGGTAACACCTCCTCTTTTTAGTGTTACTTTAGCTATCTTTTCATTAGAATATAGAATATTGCCTCCGTCTCTTATTTCGAATTTTGAGCCGAAAGCGTGCAGAATATTATTTGAAATAGTATAATTACCATATTCCTCCTGTTCCGTATCCGTACTTTCCCCAGTAAAAAGGCTTAATGCTGCCATATCATCATTTGTTATTCTCGTACTCATTTTCATTCGTGCGCGGCTATCATCTAAAATGTCTATTTCGAGATATGTTTTAGCAAAAAGATGAAGGAGAGCATGATCTCCTAAATATACTAATTCTCCTTGATATTTATTTCCAGCAAAATATAGTTGAGGATTTGTATGAGCTGTTTTGTTCTTAAAGAAACTTGTATCTCTATTTGTTGTGGGAGAAAGTGTAGCATAACAACCATCACCTTCTATAGCTATTTCGTCATTCATACGTAATAGTTTCCAATTTAATTTCGAGGATTGGTATTCAAACATTTCAGACTTGTCATAATATTTCACCAACTCCCAAGCAATATTATCTTTGCCTGATATGGCATTAGAATAAACATACATAGAATCAAGCTTTGCTTCGATTGAAATTTTCGATAGAAGTTTATCATCAGAAGAGCGATGTAATTCGCCTTCCCAATAACCAATAAGATATGAATCGGCTGAGATAGGAATTTCTCTTTCTTTGTGATTATCAATAAAAGACGAAACGCTGAGCGAATCACAAACAGAGACTATATTAAAGTCGGCTCCATTTGCGACAAGGGTATCATTGTTCCAAGTTATTTGTAGATTAAGAACCGAAGTGTCATTCTCAAAACAATATACACCCTCTTTAATCTCCGTAAAAGTTAATTGATTAAAAGACGGAGAGTATAACGCATTCGATGTTATCTTCAACTTATCCTCTTCGAATGATAAAACGGATTGACCAATTTCTTTACCATCGGAGTTTCTGACTATTGCTCCATACCATTGTCCCTTTATCATTTCGGGGGCTTTCTCCTCGCAAGAGCT
It encodes:
- a CDS encoding uncharacterized protein with PIN domain (product_source=COG1656; cath_funfam=2.20.20.30; cog=COG1656; smart=SM00734; superfamily=48695) — protein: MYCYNCGNKIDDTCKFCPVCGANQQGSIISSVNTEEVENEEIKVYIKCKHCDEVYFVENQDEWGEESLVYECDNCKQQIEVSFFGYCYCCNEFVGFRHGEVSEILWGFAKGAVKGFLNPGAAIEVIGRFTDNIPNAKAHGECPVCNTKHLKCTGCNCSIGLPIDAEDNQVFKCENCQTKMRQP
- a CDS encoding hypothetical protein (product_source=Hypo-rule applied; cath_funfam=1.20.1640.10; smart=SM01408; superfamily=58100; transmembrane_helix_parts=Inside_1_39,TMhelix_40_62,Outside_63_76,TMhelix_77_111,Inside_112_198); amino-acid sequence: MTNELTSIQQLIAVSTAIIETPSLSVRDFGIEQEKKSNKLIWSGVVTAAVFGTYAGLAETIASSACVGTSVMITSSALTGIGLAALAGVGAAAAGAGAVPIIGWPAAVLIATYGINKYRKAKKEELEKERMYREIIKKQQAAINKQKNKVTELETLLRDKEATNNQNTKRIKDLEQQIANLAEIFEILTMQSNNFKAA
- a CDS encoding hypothetical protein (product_source=Hypo-rule applied; cath_funfam=1.10.4030.10; superfamily=90257; transmembrane_helix_parts=Outside_1_387,TMhelix_388_410,Inside_411_429,TMhelix_430_452,Outside_453_508), which encodes MIKKTSNSKYDYSKGEKEINRAFKMQEIELSDLEDKTTNLSQSVNELQSDMSKTEEDLIDLNLNIQRLKESALDIAKARKIVVPEHLKKDTNTSSLNFFTNINPLFSDEKISKSDIPSWEEIMAKTNKMVPEEIILEELLSAEEFQYCIEDVQRINDEFARKTKLNKVDIRFLITATALQTARWIIIQQLMGDLGKTIDDTRLNHNDKSIKNEANEANKSFQNKFAKQGYKESGKGYKSWEQIICSSAPYDTIVGSPLFNENLEGKYHRYKTLGHDPILGWIFGTANFITDTCTLSNFNSYRISRIGTPHFSEQTNLGTIFYEVFDSIKEDWKRLPAGVFAEFVHLKSDAFTKTGLPTPLLSTFSESLAGELYKSQYDSLCLLQDIAIVGNQAAWSIFINMLISLIHGLFYDEEKDGKRERYEVRTRKILLYSNAISTSLNLAYVGANAYFGNVNEAWKKLDIGGLLVTLHRLFSDVRFITKIKEQFIQEEMDKVTKDALAELDSMFK
- a CDS encoding hypothetical protein (product_source=Hypo-rule applied; pfam=PF19637) — protein: MPLFRITVRTMKNSNGIRLEKGMSVDVVSQSFSNPISTNGGQLVVDAFMRIYGVDIKKAGALSLAYLDVEQIG
- a CDS encoding hypothetical protein (product_source=Hypo-rule applied; transmembrane_helix_parts=Inside_1_243,TMhelix_244_266,Outside_267_285,TMhelix_286_308,Inside_309_337): MELTNVKTIPELSNFLVDLKRKQDSDSALSFALNAQLQVITVVQRINLASSPFDLMLESLKNAVQKSTTEQMKEEYQRRAAIMVNSMIFFMEAKMYYEEDKWEKEGQNILKEGCKMLAETTTDLALTSVTGGVIPSGFTNSLANKLLSDIVSNRGGLISRVIDWVAKSDRIENNKIEFYQFLETSFDKLSKYHSLFGNSLLLHNLILRYKNNLKIYGFDKSAELYAIDPKNKILRQMRIRNRMSSFLRIVSIIAIIFCLFNAWGGDKWVESLANTALFDVAYHFHFWFLDLSWFFQLIIILLAALPLIILTNSKKDDQLYLIADEYYSVLASKFDNF
- a CDS encoding putative membrane protein YhiD involved in acid resistance (product_source=COG1285; cog=COG1285; superfamily=144284), translated to MSNISIDSILQASNAIIINPSKSLKDFGIDVFLLHTSPALFLGKKIFDLIQRKKKESEEKERMYQEIVARQQAAINKQKEINRKLEILIRESDVRNERNQREIIRMREQIKNLEEVIELLGKTSQQVT
- a CDS encoding hypothetical protein (product_source=Hypo-rule applied; cath_funfam=2.10.230.10; superfamily=55608) — translated: MKIQKNMLLVAFIFSLMVSSCEEKAPEMIKGQWYGAIVRNSDGKEIGQSVLSFEEDKLKITSNALYSPSFNQLTFTEIKEGVYCFENDTSVLNLQITWNNDTLVANGADFNIVSVCDSLSVSSFIDNHKEREIPISADSYLIGYWEGELHRSSDDKLLSKISIEAKLDSMYVYSNAISGKDNIAWELVKYYDKSEMFEYQSSKLNWKLLRMNDEIAIEGDGCYATLSPTTNRDTSFFKNKTAHTNPQLYFAGNKYQGELVYLGDHALLHLFAKTYLEIDILDDSRARMKMSTRITNDDMAALSLFTGESTDTEQEEYGNYTISNNILHAFGSKFEIRDGGNILYSNEKIAKVTLKRGGVTPAKKERRLQRVVCEHCNGSGLQRKNHFGRSSTIGSCSYCQGKGKTTVYR
- a CDS encoding tetratricopeptide (TPR) repeat protein (product_source=COG0457; cath_funfam=1.25.40.10; cog=COG0457; smart=SM00028; superfamily=48452; transmembrane_helix_parts=Inside_1_6,TMhelix_7_29,Outside_30_139); amino-acid sequence: MNQYTKYYFFLFVLLLCIVTAACVETNPLKIQAKEQEQLKPKVKIKLRAAQLAYNVERYDLAVEKYEKAIDMGWLDGIDLYKYADCLERRGDTIKSEIFYKRAYQELQNFYPRNYLIQVLEKKWEREKGQKEIEIENNQ
- a CDS encoding hypothetical protein (product_source=Hypo-rule applied; transmembrane_helix_parts=Outside_1_35,TMhelix_36_58,Inside_59_78,TMhelix_79_101,Outside_102_105,TMhelix_106_128,Inside_129_161), encoding MSLETSSGKLVEAMHEIADAGLSKEVASTVKTHAWIGAFCMAVPLWGLEIIVYAATLWHMYKKLCDLAKVPFWKNFMKSILGGFIINNIVVFVLNLILDFIPIAGWIGAGLIGFATIFFSGCAYLEVLAKIHGDRKVKERFNTQKAFRQLNSNESDKKITS
- a CDS encoding hypothetical protein (product_source=Hypo-rule applied) translates to MHVNVQLHFNPSIGEEAPYYRLKESYRDVCGNVHSLIVLNADLMC